The Cellulophaga lytica DSM 7489 nucleotide sequence TTATCTGCCTTTAGTATAGAGGTAGAACCCGTTAATAATTTAAGACTACGCGTTGGTAACTCATACAGGAAGCTAAGTTCTGCTTTGCCAAATGCGTTTAGTTTAGATTATGTAGATGCAGAGTCTCCAACAGGGATCTCGTCACAAATTAAGCAGTTAGACTTTACTACAACATTAATTTATACGCCAGGTAAACGTACAATTGGTTACGGAGTAGAACGTAAAAACATAAATGACGAGTATAGTACCCTGCTATTTAATTATTCTAAAGGATTTAAAGGTCCAATGGATAGTGATTTTGATTATGATAAGGTTCAGTTTTCTTACGGCCAACCATGGCAAATTGGTGGTTTTGGTAGGTTGTATAGTACTGTAGAAATTGGCAAAACATTTGGAGAGGTACCTTTAGGTTTGCTTAATGTAATACCAGGTAACCAAACATTATTTTCTATCTACAACACATTTCCTAACCTAGATTTTTATGAATTTGTAACAGATACGTACGCATCTGTGCATTTAGAACATAATTTTAATGGTAGGCTGTTTTCTCGTATACCGTTTATGAGAAAGCTTAATTTAAGAGAAATTGTAGGCTTAAGAGGTGTTTGGGGAGAACTTTCATCAGAAAATATAGCTTTAAATGCACCAACCAATATTCCATTAATGGCACCGTCAGACCAGATGTACTGGGAATATTCTTTTGGAATAGGCAATATTTTTAAAATATTACGCGTTGACTTTAACTTTAGAGGAAACTATTTTGATAATCCAAATGCAAGACCTTTTAGTATAACAGGTTCTTTTGGGTTTAATTTTTAATATAATGCTATCATTAATTTAAACTAAAAAATACTTTCTGTTACTATAGATTACACTATTTTTGTACAATAATTAATAATAAGAATGACTAAACACGGAAAAACATCTTTTGATGTATTAATAGAGATTCCAAAAGGAAGTAGAAATAAGTACGAATACGATTTTGATTTAAAAAAGATACGTTTTGATAGAATGTTATTTTCTTCAATGATGTATCCTGCAGATTACGGTTTTATACCAGAAACTTTAGCATTAGATGGTGATCCATTAGATGTATTAGTTTTAGGAGGAGAGCCAACTTTTCCAATGTGTGTTGTAGAAGTAAAACCAATAGGGGTTTTTCATATGGCAGATGAAAAAGGTCCAGATGAAAAAATTATCTGTGTACCTGTATCAGATCCAATTTGGAACATATTAAATGATTTATCAGATATGAACCCTCACCAAATAAAAGAAATAGAACATTTCTTTCAGGTGTATAAAGATTTAGAGAAGAAAAAAGTAGACGTAGGTGGTTGGGGAGATGCCAAAGAAGCTTACGATATTTTAAATAAATG carries:
- a CDS encoding inorganic diphosphatase, translating into MTKHGKTSFDVLIEIPKGSRNKYEYDFDLKKIRFDRMLFSSMMYPADYGFIPETLALDGDPLDVLVLGGEPTFPMCVVEVKPIGVFHMADEKGPDEKIICVPVSDPIWNILNDLSDMNPHQIKEIEHFFQVYKDLEKKKVDVGGWGDAKEAYDILNKCIERYDESEFKSKNAFKI